In Acaryochloris marina S15, a single genomic region encodes these proteins:
- a CDS encoding DUF29 domain-containing protein: protein MTSLQRPTTSHQQLYNADFAQWITQATLLLQQGKFDELDIENLIEEVEDLGKRDRRALCSNLEIVLLHLLKWQFQPEQRSASWRGSIREHRRRIARILKESPSLNAYLQQEYEDCYTEARLQAADETGLLLATFPTECPYSIEQALNGEFLPDKD from the coding sequence ATGACCAGCCTACAGAGACCCACCACATCCCATCAACAACTTTACAACGCTGATTTCGCCCAATGGATCACTCAAGCCACCTTGCTATTACAGCAGGGAAAATTTGACGAACTGGACATTGAGAACCTGATTGAAGAGGTGGAAGACTTGGGGAAACGCGATCGGCGTGCACTCTGTAGCAATTTGGAAATTGTGCTGCTTCACTTACTCAAATGGCAATTTCAACCAGAGCAACGATCTGCTAGTTGGCGCGGCTCCATTCGAGAACACCGACGACGAATCGCCCGCATCCTCAAAGAATCTCCTAGTCTGAATGCTTATCTCCAGCAAGAATATGAGGATTGCTATACGGAAGCAAGATTACAAGCCGCTGATGAAACTGGCCTACTTCTAGCCACTTTTCCAACGGAGTGCCCCTATTCAATAGAACAAGCCCTGAATGGGGAGTTTTTACCAGACAAAGACTAG
- a CDS encoding antibiotic biosynthesis monooxygenase gives MSDFQDCLKRRFASVAIGEFKPGKFAEVRHLYEQAISTYSDGFEGAYLFQEPGTDKGVSVILWDNLEDMEAHEGEEQKAIINQMAPYFSEPPKVSVYELVCKIDPNETPKSGT, from the coding sequence ATGTCAGACTTTCAGGATTGTTTGAAGCGGCGGTTTGCATCAGTAGCGATTGGTGAGTTCAAACCGGGTAAATTTGCAGAGGTTCGACACCTGTATGAACAAGCGATCTCAACTTATTCTGATGGCTTTGAAGGAGCCTATCTGTTCCAAGAACCCGGCACAGACAAAGGCGTATCGGTCATTCTCTGGGACAACTTAGAAGATATGGAAGCCCATGAGGGTGAAGAACAAAAAGCCATTATCAATCAAATGGCTCCTTATTTCTCAGAGCCGCCTAAAGTCTCTGTCTATGAACTCGTTTGTAAAATTGACCCGAATGAGACCCCAAAATCAGGCACATAA
- a CDS encoding HAD family hydrolase, with product MAAHDLDKIKVISFDGDMTLWDFEKVMHHSLALTLQELRRHVPDRATAQLTVDKMIDIRNTVAAELKGTTVDLEQIRLKAFQRTLELIHWDDPALAAVLNQLYLKHRFEDVELYPDAIPCLDALKDLFAIGLISNGNSDPEQCGLSGYFDFVILSQGIGVKKPHAEIFLSACAQVGCEPEQLMHIGDSLESDVAGANGVGAISVWLNRQGKRNTSDTVPAFEIRSLLEVTKIAER from the coding sequence ATGGCTGCACACGACCTAGATAAGATCAAAGTCATTTCTTTTGATGGCGATATGACTTTGTGGGATTTTGAGAAAGTCATGCATCATTCTCTAGCTCTCACGCTCCAGGAATTGAGACGTCACGTTCCTGATCGAGCTACAGCCCAGTTGACTGTAGACAAAATGATCGATATTCGCAATACAGTTGCAGCTGAGTTGAAAGGAACAACCGTTGATCTTGAACAAATAAGGCTAAAGGCTTTTCAACGAACATTGGAGTTGATTCATTGGGATGATCCAGCACTGGCGGCTGTCTTGAACCAGCTCTATCTAAAACATCGGTTTGAAGATGTCGAACTCTATCCTGATGCCATCCCTTGCTTAGATGCTCTCAAGGATCTCTTTGCCATTGGTCTGATCTCTAATGGGAATAGCGATCCAGAGCAGTGTGGCTTGTCTGGTTATTTTGATTTCGTAATTTTGTCTCAGGGTATTGGCGTCAAAAAGCCCCATGCCGAAATATTTCTGTCTGCTTGTGCACAAGTGGGTTGTGAACCTGAACAACTGATGCATATTGGCGATTCTTTAGAGTCAGATGTTGCAGGGGCTAATGGAGTTGGAGCTATCTCAGTGTGGCTCAATCGACAGGGAAAGCGTAATACATCAGATACTGTCCCCGCCTTTGAGATCCGTTCTCTACTTGAAGTGACAAAGATCGCTGAAAGGTAG
- the crtD gene encoding C-3',4' desaturase CrtD — translation MSKSPHETAVVVIGAGIGGLTAGALLAKRGYRVKVFDQAWVPGGCASTFKRRGFTFDVGATQVAGLEPGGIHHRIFQELGVEIPTASHCDPACAVFLPGETEPISVWRDPNQWQAEREKQFPGSDRFWQLLANLFRYNWGFQSRDPVIPPRNLWDGWQLLQAVRPDTLLTVPHLFTTVGQLLRLTGLGNQRRLKTFLDLQLKLYSQVNADQTALLYAATALGVSQAPQGLFHLHGSMQVLSDRIVEALKKHGGELHMGHSVDQIQVHNQEFLGALIRQQKTGKTWTESADHVVANVTVQNLVRLLGEDAPRQYQQRVKKLPPSSGAFVIYLGVEEDAIPANCPPHLQFLYDYDGPIGENNSLFVSVSRSGDGRAPEGKATIIASSFTDPTLWEKAENYEGLKQAYIEGAIARLSQYFHLTPDTIIHQEAATPRTFAHFTGRSQGIVGGIGQRLSTFGPFGFATRTPIKRLWLVGDSTHPGEGTAGVSYSALTAVNQLMAMDGTLSVQ, via the coding sequence ATGTCTAAGTCACCTCATGAAACTGCTGTCGTTGTTATTGGTGCAGGCATTGGCGGCTTAACAGCAGGGGCATTGTTGGCGAAGCGAGGTTATCGTGTCAAAGTCTTTGATCAAGCCTGGGTACCAGGAGGCTGTGCCTCTACTTTTAAACGGCGGGGTTTTACCTTTGATGTGGGGGCAACCCAAGTAGCGGGTTTAGAACCCGGCGGCATCCATCATCGGATCTTTCAGGAATTGGGGGTTGAGATTCCAACCGCCAGCCATTGCGATCCGGCTTGTGCAGTCTTTTTGCCCGGAGAAACTGAACCCATCTCCGTCTGGCGAGACCCAAACCAATGGCAGGCAGAACGGGAAAAACAATTCCCCGGTAGTGATAGGTTTTGGCAGCTCCTAGCAAACCTGTTTCGTTACAACTGGGGGTTTCAATCCCGCGATCCAGTCATTCCTCCCCGTAATCTTTGGGATGGATGGCAGCTTTTACAAGCGGTTCGCCCCGATACCTTACTAACCGTGCCTCATCTATTTACGACGGTGGGTCAACTCCTCCGACTAACGGGCCTAGGCAATCAACGCCGCTTAAAAACCTTTTTAGACCTCCAACTCAAGCTTTATTCCCAGGTCAATGCCGATCAGACCGCTTTACTGTATGCCGCCACGGCGCTAGGGGTATCACAAGCGCCCCAAGGCTTGTTTCATTTGCATGGCAGTATGCAGGTGCTCAGCGATCGCATCGTCGAAGCCCTGAAAAAACATGGGGGTGAACTGCATATGGGCCATAGCGTTGACCAAATCCAGGTGCATAACCAGGAATTTTTAGGTGCATTAATCCGTCAGCAAAAAACAGGTAAGACTTGGACGGAATCGGCGGACCATGTAGTGGCGAATGTGACGGTACAAAATCTCGTTCGCTTACTGGGAGAGGATGCGCCTCGACAATATCAACAGCGAGTCAAAAAACTGCCGCCCTCCTCTGGGGCCTTTGTGATTTATCTCGGGGTAGAGGAAGACGCAATTCCTGCCAATTGCCCGCCCCATCTGCAGTTTCTCTATGACTATGACGGCCCCATTGGCGAAAATAACTCTCTGTTTGTATCGGTGAGCCGATCAGGGGATGGCCGCGCCCCAGAAGGTAAAGCCACCATCATCGCGTCTTCCTTTACGGATCCAACGTTATGGGAAAAGGCGGAGAATTATGAGGGGTTGAAGCAAGCGTATATTGAGGGTGCGATCGCACGCCTGAGTCAATATTTTCACCTCACCCCAGACACTATCATTCACCAGGAGGCAGCGACTCCCAGAACCTTTGCTCACTTTACAGGCCGCAGCCAAGGCATCGTCGGTGGCATCGGTCAGCGCCTGTCTACCTTTGGCCCCTTTGGATTTGCAACTCGAACACCAATCAAGCGGCTATGGCTAGTGGGGGATTCCACTCATCCCGGCGAAGGCACAGCAGGAGTCAGTTATTCTGCCTTGACTGCCGTCAATCAATTGATGGCAATGGACGGTACGCTCTCGGTGCAGTAA
- a CDS encoding pentapeptide repeat-containing protein, translated as MGQTSFRGIDLVGVHLDGVVLKHLDLTAVNLQAASLQRANLQRSILTSGCLDQANMRECYLYRSHLEMASLQQTHLQRANLSHAYLMGANLQGANLHKAQLIGTDLRDTNLMDCLFQDANLKGALYSEDTQFSPSFNPVLAGMKLWTAETLANSSEQKERGLRERHWGWQCS; from the coding sequence ATGGGTCAAACATCTTTTCGCGGCATAGATCTAGTCGGGGTTCACTTGGATGGCGTGGTCCTCAAACACCTAGATTTAACAGCCGTAAATTTGCAGGCAGCCAGCCTACAGCGGGCTAATCTCCAACGATCGATTCTGACCTCTGGATGCTTAGACCAGGCGAATATGCGGGAATGTTATCTCTACCGCAGCCACTTAGAAATGGCTTCGTTGCAGCAGACCCATTTACAGCGGGCTAATTTATCTCATGCCTACTTGATGGGGGCCAATCTTCAGGGAGCGAATCTCCACAAAGCTCAATTGATTGGCACAGATCTCCGCGATACCAATCTGATGGATTGTTTATTCCAAGATGCGAACTTAAAGGGTGCTCTCTACAGTGAAGATACTCAATTTAGCCCTTCCTTCAATCCAGTCCTTGCAGGAATGAAGCTATGGACAGCAGAAACACTGGCCAACTCCAGCGAACAAAAAGAGAGAGGGCTGAGAGAGAGGCACTGGGGCTGGCAATGTTCATAA
- a CDS encoding class I SAM-dependent methyltransferase: MDSALTCTDLSAHRLTHFTVDDNPKILKTTVPQALWQICVKGFVRILIGADNQKQYDTYDWEAGCHALRNPDLTYPQYYRISNFHGVEGGYLCKEAAVTYDAVTAFASPPSETRLRQQVLTSIQGQPQRILDLGCGTGSMTLILKAAYPQAEVIGLDLSPYMLCHAQHKSQKAQLNIHWLHGLAETTDLEAHSFDVITLCMVFHEMPPHISRLVLQECRRLLQPGGQLIILDGNQKRLRHADWLIRLFREPYSTVYAKESIQDWTTEAGFENVSTRYLGWIHQLTVGTCPTFPGEPTLKPLQTTSV, encoded by the coding sequence GTGGACTCAGCTCTAACCTGTACTGACCTATCAGCCCACCGATTGACTCACTTCACTGTAGACGACAACCCCAAGATTTTGAAGACAACGGTACCTCAGGCACTATGGCAAATCTGTGTGAAAGGGTTTGTACGCATCCTAATCGGTGCTGACAATCAGAAACAATACGATACCTATGACTGGGAAGCAGGATGTCATGCCCTCCGCAATCCAGACCTAACCTACCCCCAGTACTACCGTATCTCCAACTTTCATGGAGTGGAAGGGGGCTATCTCTGCAAAGAAGCTGCTGTCACCTACGACGCCGTTACCGCCTTTGCCTCTCCCCCCAGTGAAACTCGCCTTCGACAGCAAGTACTGACATCTATTCAGGGTCAGCCTCAACGAATTCTCGATTTAGGCTGTGGGACGGGTTCCATGACCTTGATACTCAAAGCCGCTTACCCCCAAGCTGAAGTCATTGGCTTAGATTTATCACCCTATATGTTGTGTCATGCCCAACACAAAAGCCAAAAGGCTCAGCTCAATATCCACTGGCTCCACGGCTTAGCTGAAACTACAGATCTAGAAGCTCACAGCTTTGATGTGATAACCCTTTGCATGGTGTTCCATGAAATGCCCCCACACATTTCTCGCTTGGTCTTGCAAGAATGTCGCCGATTGCTGCAACCGGGTGGGCAACTAATTATTTTGGACGGCAATCAAAAGCGCCTCCGCCATGCAGACTGGCTAATTCGACTTTTCCGAGAACCCTATTCCACGGTTTATGCCAAAGAGAGCATTCAGGACTGGACGACCGAAGCTGGCTTTGAAAATGTCAGCACCCGATATCTAGGCTGGATTCACCAACTGACTGTG